One Succinivibrio dextrinosolvens DNA window includes the following coding sequences:
- a CDS encoding HMA2 domain-containing protein encodes MFNFLSQFFNEKKYFLSTVTVASYIPGRIRGYSSLVKGNHENAAALEEYFSQFKELDSFSINEVTGSILIEYDVDKLVSNKELLEIEQCLRKKAGK; translated from the coding sequence ATGTTTAATTTCTTATCTCAGTTTTTTAACGAAAAAAAATATTTTCTTTCAACTGTAACCGTTGCAAGCTACATCCCTGGTCGTATCAGAGGCTATAGCTCTCTTGTTAAGGGTAATCATGAAAATGCAGCGGCTCTTGAAGAATATTTTTCTCAGTTTAAGGAACTGGATAGCTTTTCCATTAATGAAGTAACAGGCTCGATCCTGATTGAATACGATGTGGATAAATTAGTCTCGAACAAAGAATTGCTTGAAATAGAACAATGCCTTCGAAAAAAGGCGGGAAAGTAG
- a CDS encoding heavy metal translocating P-type ATPase has protein sequence MSQVFHYTTKLEQEYSAKGTAVLEYKLRKVPGVVSACILKDNTLSVYARDKLSLAKALFALRLVPVRDELKAKAKKERNDIKAVSEELKNYKFKALVSLFGFGALEAFKRLSPTAFTNLSFLRTAFVLLIAKDIFKEGVLGLIKEKAPNADTLTATAVLASVLSGKPESSLSLLVLSNFAEMLTIGAAEKARQHISNLLDMKEKYVWLKDKKGHVSKVSIDDVMVNDEVVVYVGEKICVDGVIIEGEASIDQSSLTGESIPAFKTIKQEVYAGTVVRSGEITIRVSKVGDETNLARIINMVENAQNRRAPIQNFADRMANALVPISFLSAAVVYGVTRDFQRVLNMFFIDFSCGLKLSTSTAISASISKAAQIGVLVKGGNFIETLADIDTVILDKTGTITDGHPILIDTIRCNEIEEKELVLLAAAAEKSSSHPLAEAVINYAHDKNWNVPHEVKTETVVGRGICANVSDFDSYKGGEILVGSRTFMKEKKIPGVNDIDRSGFSKECNIIYVARNSELLGALVITDPIRKDIKKTLNRIRRNGVDEIVMLTGDNKITAEYVAGKLDLDGYKSDVLPHEKAEFVASKQSYSKVLMVGDGINDAPALAYADIGVALGGKSTDIAMESADITITSDEPLKLAKVMELSKSTMGLVRQNFAATIAINSAAMMLGALGKINPLIAATIHNAATIGVVINSARILFDKKFNFEKIKRNQDLDNL, from the coding sequence ATGTCACAGGTGTTTCACTATACAACTAAGCTAGAGCAGGAATACAGTGCCAAAGGAACGGCTGTTCTTGAATATAAGCTAAGAAAAGTTCCTGGTGTAGTTTCTGCCTGTATATTAAAGGACAATACCTTAAGCGTTTATGCTAGGGACAAGCTTTCTTTAGCTAAGGCTCTGTTTGCTTTAAGACTTGTTCCTGTGAGAGATGAACTTAAAGCCAAAGCAAAAAAAGAAAGAAATGACATCAAGGCTGTATCAGAAGAATTAAAGAACTACAAATTCAAGGCTCTGGTTTCTCTTTTCGGCTTTGGTGCTTTGGAGGCTTTCAAACGTCTCTCTCCAACAGCATTTACCAATCTGTCTTTTTTAAGAACAGCTTTTGTTCTGCTGATTGCCAAGGATATTTTCAAGGAAGGCGTGTTGGGCCTTATTAAAGAAAAGGCTCCAAATGCTGATACGTTAACTGCAACAGCCGTGCTGGCATCTGTGCTGTCAGGAAAACCTGAATCCAGTCTTTCCCTATTAGTTCTGTCCAATTTTGCAGAAATGCTGACTATTGGTGCGGCAGAGAAGGCTCGTCAGCATATTTCAAATCTTCTTGATATGAAGGAGAAATATGTATGGCTAAAGGATAAGAAGGGCCATGTCTCCAAGGTAAGCATTGACGATGTAATGGTCAATGACGAGGTTGTTGTTTACGTTGGAGAGAAGATCTGCGTGGATGGTGTGATTATTGAAGGTGAGGCTTCAATTGATCAGTCTTCCTTAACCGGTGAGTCAATTCCTGCATTTAAGACTATAAAGCAGGAAGTTTATGCAGGTACAGTGGTTCGCTCTGGAGAAATAACAATCAGGGTTTCCAAGGTTGGAGATGAAACCAATCTTGCCCGTATCATAAACATGGTGGAGAATGCGCAGAATCGCAGAGCTCCAATTCAGAACTTTGCTGACAGAATGGCTAATGCCCTGGTGCCTATTTCATTTTTGTCTGCTGCCGTTGTTTATGGTGTAACCCGTGATTTCCAGCGTGTATTAAACATGTTCTTCATTGACTTCAGCTGTGGTCTGAAGCTTTCTACTTCAACTGCAATTTCAGCTTCAATCAGTAAGGCCGCACAGATAGGTGTGCTGGTTAAAGGCGGTAACTTCATTGAGACTTTAGCTGATATTGATACTGTCATTCTGGATAAAACCGGAACAATTACTGATGGTCATCCAATCCTGATTGATACTATCAGATGCAATGAGATTGAGGAGAAAGAGCTGGTTCTATTAGCTGCAGCTGCAGAAAAATCTTCATCTCATCCTTTAGCTGAAGCTGTAATTAATTATGCTCATGATAAGAACTGGAATGTTCCTCATGAAGTTAAGACAGAGACTGTTGTCGGTCGTGGTATATGCGCTAATGTTTCTGATTTTGATTCCTATAAGGGTGGAGAGATCCTAGTTGGAAGCAGAACCTTCATGAAGGAGAAGAAAATTCCTGGCGTGAATGATATTGACAGATCTGGTTTTTCAAAGGAATGCAATATTATTTACGTGGCAAGAAACAGTGAGCTCTTAGGTGCACTGGTAATCACAGATCCAATCCGCAAGGATATCAAGAAGACTCTTAACAGAATCCGCCGAAACGGTGTTGACGAAATCGTAATGCTTACTGGTGACAACAAGATTACAGCAGAGTATGTTGCAGGAAAACTTGATCTTGATGGTTACAAGTCTGATGTTCTTCCTCATGAGAAGGCTGAATTTGTAGCAAGTAAGCAGAGTTACTCAAAGGTTCTGATGGTTGGTGACGGTATCAATGATGCTCCTGCTTTGGCTTATGCCGATATTGGTGTAGCTCTAGGTGGAAAGTCTACTGATATTGCCATGGAGTCGGCCGATATTACAATTACTTCTGATGAACCTTTAAAACTTGCAAAGGTTATGGAATTATCTAAATCCACCATGGGACTGGTTCGTCAGAATTTTGCTGCGACAATTGCCATCAATTCTGCAGCAATGATGCTAGGTGCGCTAGGAAAGATCAATCCTCTTATTGCGGCAACCATTCATAATGCTGCAACAATAGGTGTTGTTATTAATTCAGCCAGAATTCTTTTTGATAAGAAGTTTAATTTTGAAAAAATTAAGCGCAATCAGGATCTGGATAATTTATAA
- the infA gene encoding translation initiation factor IF-1 has translation MAKEESIEMQGTILETLPNTMFRVQLENGHIVMAHISGKMRKNYIRILTGDKVTVQITPYDLTKGRITFRAR, from the coding sequence ATGGCAAAAGAAGAAAGCATTGAAATGCAGGGAACAATCCTAGAAACCCTGCCAAATACTATGTTCCGCGTTCAGCTGGAAAACGGTCATATCGTTATGGCCCACATCTCAGGAAAGATGCGTAAGAATTACATCAGAATTCTTACTGGTGACAAGGTTACCGTTCAGATCACTCCTTACGATCTGACAAAAGGCAGAATCACTTTCCGCGCCCGCTAA
- the fabB gene encoding beta-ketoacyl-ACP synthase I: protein MTLKKVVITGYGIVSSIGVGVDAVLKSLKEGKSGIKKAQDFVDKQMRSQVAGLVDLDLKELIDRKVLRFMGEAAAYSYIAMKEAISMAGLSDVNVSNDRTGLIAGSGGGDTRTIVESADILVEKGVKKVGPYAVPKAMSSTVSANLATAFKIRGASMSVSSACSTSAHCIALACDQIALGRQDVMFAGGGESADWTISCLFDGMGALSKGFNETPEKASRPYDANRDGFVIGAGGGILVLESEEHAKARGANIIAEVVGYGATSDGYDMVAPSGEGALRCMKQALETCNSKIDYINTHGTATVLGDIKELEAIRAVFGEHCPPISSTKSMTGHALGAAGVNEAIFSLIMMQNNFIAPSINIETLDENAKGFDIVANTAREATLNTIMSNSFGFGGTNATLILGKYNG from the coding sequence ATGACATTAAAAAAAGTTGTCATTACAGGTTACGGAATTGTATCTTCGATTGGTGTAGGCGTAGATGCAGTTTTAAAGTCACTAAAAGAAGGTAAATCAGGAATTAAAAAGGCTCAGGACTTTGTTGATAAACAAATGCGTTCCCAGGTAGCCGGCCTTGTAGATTTAGACTTAAAAGAGCTGATAGACAGAAAAGTTCTTCGTTTCATGGGGGAAGCTGCAGCTTATTCCTATATTGCCATGAAAGAAGCAATCAGTATGGCTGGTCTTAGCGATGTAAACGTAAGCAATGACAGAACAGGTCTGATTGCTGGTTCTGGCGGCGGAGACACCAGAACTATTGTTGAATCTGCAGACATTCTCGTTGAGAAAGGTGTAAAGAAAGTTGGTCCATATGCAGTTCCTAAGGCTATGAGTTCAACTGTTTCTGCAAACCTTGCCACCGCATTTAAGATCAGAGGAGCTTCAATGAGCGTAAGCTCAGCATGTTCAACCTCTGCTCACTGTATTGCTCTTGCCTGTGATCAGATTGCTTTGGGCAGACAGGATGTAATGTTTGCAGGTGGCGGTGAATCTGCCGACTGGACTATTTCATGTCTTTTTGACGGAATGGGCGCATTATCAAAAGGCTTTAATGAGACTCCAGAGAAGGCTTCAAGGCCTTATGATGCAAATCGTGACGGTTTTGTTATCGGTGCCGGTGGCGGTATTCTGGTTTTAGAGTCTGAAGAGCATGCCAAGGCAAGAGGCGCTAACATCATTGCAGAGGTCGTCGGTTATGGTGCAACCTCTGACGGCTATGATATGGTAGCACCATCAGGAGAAGGTGCCTTAAGATGTATGAAACAGGCTCTTGAGACATGTAACTCAAAGATTGATTATATCAATACTCACGGTACAGCCACTGTTTTAGGTGATATCAAGGAGCTTGAGGCAATTCGTGCTGTATTTGGAGAGCACTGTCCTCCAATCTCTTCAACCAAATCCATGACAGGACATGCGTTAGGCGCAGCTGGTGTAAATGAAGCAATCTTCAGTCTGATTATGATGCAGAATAACTTTATTGCACCTTCTATTAATATTGAAACCTTAGATGAGAATGCCAAGGGCTTTGATATTGTAGCTAATACCGCTCGTGAGGCAACCCTGAATACCATTATGTCAAACAGCTTTGGTTTCGGTGGTACTAATGCTACCCTGATCTTAGGAAAATATAATGGCTAA
- a CDS encoding HMA2 domain-containing protein, which translates to MNLTVLSVLIAVAQPLMQMVFNNYSNKKINENTKLAMFTCLHSIEGRRRYKSVLLKDKAFGEALKSKLKGLGLFDQISVNNVTGTILLTYKSEEKDVDTVFEHLNAQTLKVAESKTKFANSTIGAASAYSVGQQAASIGRNSLIGQSLRNYTTKVNSCVKNSTNGIADLAVIVGAICLLWGGYKVFTQNQVPSGPSLVWWGYKILEGGTK; encoded by the coding sequence ATGAATCTTACCGTTTTGTCTGTCCTAATCGCTGTAGCTCAGCCTTTAATGCAGATGGTTTTTAATAATTATTCAAACAAGAAGATTAACGAGAATACTAAATTAGCTATGTTTACCTGTTTACACAGTATAGAAGGCAGAAGACGCTATAAAAGTGTTCTTTTGAAGGATAAAGCCTTTGGTGAGGCCTTAAAGTCCAAGCTTAAAGGTCTGGGACTTTTTGATCAGATCTCTGTTAACAATGTCACTGGCACCATTCTTCTGACCTATAAGAGTGAAGAGAAGGATGTTGATACCGTATTTGAGCATCTGAATGCTCAGACTCTGAAGGTTGCAGAAAGTAAGACCAAGTTTGCAAATTCAACTATTGGTGCAGCTTCAGCATATAGTGTAGGTCAGCAGGCAGCATCTATAGGTAGAAATTCTTTAATTGGTCAGTCATTAAGAAATTACACAACGAAAGTTAATTCCTGTGTAAAGAATTCCACCAACGGAATTGCTGATCTTGCCGTTATTGTCGGTGCAATCTGCCTATTATGGGGCGGTTACAAAGTCTTTACACAGAATCAGGTTCCAAGTGGCCCTTCTTTAGTATGGTGGGGCTATAAGATCCTGGAGGGTGGTACTAAATAA
- a CDS encoding pseudouridine synthase, producing the protein MAKDTLRLDKAVSHNFDVPRSAAAKLIKAGEVEVNGEIVLDPAAKILVTDEIVIDGYEVEASDGFKKRVFMLNKPAGYVCADRDNNNPVVINIFSDIPKFTQMHCVGRLDIDTTGLLLVTDDGDLNHKITSPKSEVTKTYQVSTRAPIVPKDVELFKKGLKHPEEKIRYKSALLEILSEHEALVTVTEGRFHEVKRLFECVNNEVTELKRLYIGQLKLDDSLEEGEYKTLDESDLQKIFLPYTD; encoded by the coding sequence ATGGCTAAGGATACCCTTCGTTTAGACAAGGCTGTATCTCATAACTTCGATGTTCCTCGTTCTGCTGCCGCAAAGCTTATTAAGGCAGGCGAGGTTGAAGTAAATGGTGAAATCGTTTTAGATCCTGCTGCAAAGATTTTAGTAACCGACGAAATCGTTATCGACGGTTACGAGGTTGAAGCCTCAGACGGATTTAAAAAACGTGTTTTTATGCTTAATAAACCAGCAGGGTATGTCTGTGCCGACAGAGATAACAATAATCCTGTAGTTATAAATATCTTCAGTGATATTCCAAAGTTTACTCAGATGCACTGTGTTGGCAGGCTGGATATAGATACTACTGGGCTTCTGCTAGTGACTGATGATGGGGATCTTAATCATAAGATAACCTCTCCTAAATCAGAGGTAACAAAGACATATCAGGTTTCAACTCGAGCTCCGATTGTTCCAAAGGATGTTGAGCTTTTCAAAAAAGGACTGAAACATCCGGAGGAGAAAATCAGATACAAGAGTGCTCTGCTTGAGATCCTCTCAGAACATGAAGCTCTGGTAACGGTTACTGAAGGTCGTTTTCATGAGGTAAAAAGACTTTTTGAATGCGTAAACAATGAAGTAACAGAGCTTAAACGTCTTTATATTGGACAGCTAAAGTTAGATGATTCTCTTGAAGAGGGGGAGTACAAAACTTTAGATGAATCTGATCTTCAGAAGATATTTCTTCCGTACACAGACTGA